TCCTATTCTGGATTTGAATCCCCCCGCGCATGTGACCCGCGAAACACAACGCAAAAACCTGGATCTGCTGGCGCAGTTGAATCAGGCAGACATGCAGCGTCACCCGCACGAAGAGGTTCTCGCCGCGCGGATGGAATCGTACGAACTGGCGTTTCGCATGCAGGCTCAAGTACCCGATATCATTAACCTCGAACAGGAAACCAGGCAGACACAGGATATGTACGGCCTGGGTCAACCCGAAACGGATAGCTTCGGTCGCCGTTGCCTGCTGGCTCGGAAACTGGTTGAAGAAGGTGTCCGCTTCGTACAGATCTACGCCGCAGGCTGGGACTCACATGACTTCCTGGAACGTTCGCACAAAGCACGCATGCAAGCCGTCGATAAACCCATCGCGGCGCTGCTCAAGGACCTGAAATCGCGTGGACTGCTCGACGACACACTCGTCGTCTGGACGGGTGAATTCGGGCGATCTCCCGACAATGGCATTCGCAGTGGCAGACAGGCCGCCGGTCGTGATCATAATGCGAAAGGCATGGCACTGTGGATGGCAGGGGGCGGCGTTAAAGCCGGACATCGTATCGGGGCCACTGATGAAATTGGGGATCATGCCGTAGAAGTCGTCAACCCGATCAGGAACCTGCATGTGACTCTGGAACATATCATGGGGCTGGATGATAACCAGCTCACCTATTTCCACGAAGGCCGCTTCAAAGTACTCAGCCAGACTGGTGGAGCCGTGATTAATGAATTACTCGGATAATCGGCGGTTTCGACTGTCATTCCGTCAGTGACTTTCGCATTTTCTGATGGGGAATCGAAACGGATAAAAATTCCTCACCCACCTTTTGATAACCCAGTTTTTGATAAAAACCTACCGCAGAAGTACGAGCATCCAGTTCCAGAAATTGAAAGCCCCGCTGTTTCAGACTAGTCTCACTATTTGACAACAGTGTTTTACCGACCCCCCGATTTTGAAAGTCGGCGGAAACAGCCATCTGTCTGATTTTCACTTTCACATCTGAAACAGGAACCGCCAGTACACAGGCAATCACTCGACTTCCCTCCACAATCCCAAAATGTAAATAATCCACCTCAGCTGATAAATCTTCCTCCAGTAAATCCAGATCTAAAGGCTGTCGTAATATTTCATTTCGTAATCGACACGCCTGCTCATAGTTCTCAGACAGAAAAGTTATTTCGATGAATCGCAACACTCCGTCACCAGCCTTCTATACATAATCCCCCCACCAACCAGGTTAAATCACTCCGAAAATGACAGTCATCCCCGTAAAAACTTCTGCTGAAACTTCATTATATAAACAGACTTACAGATTTCCTCAATTTTCCGAGGCTAATTTTACCACATTCAAGCTGTATTCAAATAAGGGTTGGGTCTGTAAAGACTTCTCTCGACGCGACTCAGTGAGAGGTATTGAAAATGGCGGTAGCAACCGACCGAACAATGGAATTTATAATGCTGTTCTCCCGGCATAGTCAGAGAATCTACCGATTCATCAGATCGCTCGTAGATAATCGGACAGATGCCGAGGAGATTTATCAGAATACGTGTACCGTACTCTGGTCAAAATTTGACGCCTTCGAGCCTGGATCTAATTTCTGGGCCTGGAGCTGTCAGATCGTGCGCTATGAAGTTCTCAACTATCGACGACGACAAAACCTCGAACGAAACATTTTCAGTAACGAGTTCTATAACCGAGTTGCCGAAAGCGCGATGGTAACCGTTGATGAACTGGATCAGCAACAGGCCGCCCTTTCCGTCTGCTTTGAACTGTTATCACAACGCCAGAAAGAAGTCCTCGAAAGAATCTACGAACCGGATGCCAGTCCCAGTTCGGTTGCCCAGGATCTGAAGCGTACCCCCAATGCAATTTACAAAACTCTGAAACGCGCCCACGATCTCCTTTTCAGCTGTATTCAGAGACGCCTTCATTCCGGAGACCTTTTCTAATGTTAACTCCTGAGGAACGGGAAGAACTGATGCAACTCTGCTGGGAATACCAGTACGGGAACCTCTCCTCCCGACAGGCCGGTCGTCTGGAGAAACTGGTCCTGCAATCCGATTCCGCCCGAGACTTTTTTATCCAGTATTCCGGAATGTGTGCGAACCTGGAGTGGGAAGGAATTGTGGACCCCGGCCCGCTGGGACGCTCCTCAGATTACGAACCACTGCCTTCCGGTGAACTCAAAACCATCCCCGATCATCTGTTAACAGAGACAGTTCCACCAGATCGTCGAATAATTTTATCCACGATCCTCGCATGTACGATCTGTGTCTTAGCAGCCGCATATCTCTTAACGTCTGCATTTCTGCAAAATAAAGACCCCCGGTTTCTGGCCCGGATCATTAATATAAAAAACGCAGTCTGGTCTGAAGGTAAAAATAACTGGCAGCCAGACGACGTATTGCATGCGGGCGATCAGATTCACCTCCGCTCTGGAATTATCGAACTGGAAACCGTCACCGGTGCGAAAGTAATCCTCAAAGGAGTCTCACAGCTCACACTGATTCAACCAGATCAGTTCATGCTCAATCAGGGCAATCTCTTTGCTCACGTCCCTCTCCAATCACAGGGACTGACAGTCGCCACTCCCTCATCGCGCGTCGTAGATCTGGGCACATCCTTTGGACTGATTGTGACTCCCGGTCGTGAAACAGAAGTGCATGTTTTACAGGGGCTTGTCCGCTTCGATCTGCTTGATGAAAATCGCCAGACAACCATTACCCAGGATCTGACGGAGAACACGGCGGTCCGCGTACAGGCTGATTCCAGAAAGATAACGCGGTTTAAATCGACGCCAGAACTGTTTGTGCAAAACCTCGTGCCTGATCAACCACAGTTAGTTGCACACTGGAAACTGTCCGATCGGGAAACTTCACAAATTGCCCATGACTCTGGCGAACATCTTCTGCATCTGAATATTCTGGAAGTTCATGGACAGTCCCCCTTCACTGGTCGCCCGGCACCGCAAAACATCAAATCGTCAGCCGGCCCGTTTGAAACGCAATACCATAAACTGTTCCGCACGCTTTCTGAACAGGAGGCTTCCCTGTTCGATATGCAGCGATTCACGATTGAACTCTGGGCACGCAATCCCAATATCAAACAGCAGGGCGATTCCGACACGCTGTTCCATTATCGAAATACAAACCTGCATTCCACGTCTCAATTCAACCTGTTTACGGACGATCATTCCGGCAGAATGGGCTTTGGTTTCCTGAATTCAGACAACCAGTATGTTTCATTTCACACTAAAAAGAACATTCCCTGGGAACAGGACCGCTGGTACCACATCGTATTCACGTATGACTCCAATAGTTCTGCCGCACATGACAGCATCGTTACTTTCACGAGAACACCGGAATTCAGTTCCAGGCCGGATCTGCAGCAGACTTTCAATAACATCGCAGACATTACGCCCCTCACGCCGGGAGGAATTCTGGCCATTGGCGGATCCACTCTTACAGATATCTCACGACACTGGGGAGGCGACATCGCTGACGTCCGCTTTATTAATGGAATCCCCGCGCGTTATCTGAAACAGCAGATTTTTAATAAGAAATAGCAATTTTCGACTCTTGTGAACGGTTCTTTAGAGTCATTTTTTATCTCGTTTTTCAAAGCAGGATTCTCATGAAGACATCAAAGTCCAGACGTGGCTTTACACTGATTGAACTGTTAGTTGTCATCGCCATTATCGCCATCTTAATCGCTCTCTTACTTCCCGCAGTCCAACAGGCACGCGAAGCCGCCCGTCGCAGCACCTGTAAAAACAATCTGAAACAAATCGGATTGGCGCTCCATAACTATCACTCCACTTTCGGAACATTTCCTGCCAGCCGCATCGGACCTTATGAAAGTACCTGCACAACCTGCGGACTCGATTCCCGGTTTAGCGCTTATATCCCACTGCTCCCTTACATCGATCAGGCACCTCTGTTCGCCCAGATCACCAGCAACCTGGGCTCCACTTCTTATGTCTGGAATACCGGATTCCCCGCGTACAAAACAAAACTGCCGATCATCAACTGCCCGTCTGATATCAACACCAATGATATCACCGATCTGGGGCAGCATAACTATCTGTTCTGCATCGGCGATCAATACAGTAACTTCCAATCCATCTCGCCTGGAAACCTGAGGGGCGTCTTTGGATTTCAATCCAGTGTCCGCATGCGGGATATTATTGATGGAACCAGTAATACCGCCATGGTTTCCGAATGCATTCGTCCTCCCGGGTCTGGAGCCCTGACACCCGCTAACGGCGCAGGTACCAACTCAACCAGCAATTCCACGAACCCTTCCGCATGCCTTGCCAGTTTTGTGAATGGCGCATTTACAACGGGATTGCTTGATCGAAATCGTTCCCTGGGAACACGCTGGACCGATGGACGATCCGGCTATATTAATTTCAATACCATCCTGCCTCCCAACGCGCCGGTCTGTAATGGCCAGACGACTCAAGGAATTCAACCCCCATCCAGTCGCCATGAGGGGGGTGTCCATCTGCTGATGGGCGATGGTGCCGTCCGCTTCATCAGTGAGAATATCGACACGGGAAATATCAGTGCCTCCCAGGTCTCATCCGGCAAAAGTCCATACGGAATCTGGGGCGCATTGGGATCAAAAAATGGAGGTGAAACTTTGGGTGAGTTCTGAGCTACATTTCAGCAGAAGGATGCGACTTCAGTCATCCCTGAATTGGTCAGTCGACCATTCAGGAGATGCTTCTCAATATCCTTTGTGAACAGAACTCGATGCTTATAATTTTCATTCACTTTAACTTTCATAGATAAAGAAAGTTGCTCGCATGCGTCGCTCATTGACCCTGTTGATAATTACTTTGATCTGCACGGCCTGTTCCGGGGCGTCAGAAGATAAATGGACGAAACAGCGCCCCCCAACCTATCCCGTTACTGGTACAGTAAAATTAAACGGGACACCACTTGAGGGAGCTACTGTCGTCTTTCAATCAAATGGTGCCCAAACACAGGCGGCCGTCGGCCGCACAGATAAAGACGGGAATTTTCAGATGCGTACCTTCAAAGAAGGCGATGGCGCAATCGCCGGTGAACACCGTGTGACCATCACTTGCGTGAAAACAGAAGGGCCCGCAGACGGGACTAATCTGGATGAGGCAGATGTCGTCATCAAGGAAACATCCCTGATCCCTGAGAGATATGCAGATGCGCAAAAGTCCGGTCTCACTGCCACAGTCAGACCAGACCAGGAAAACGCAGTTACCTTCGAACTGGAAAAGAAAAATTAAAATGACAGACAGTTCAAACCAGGCTCACTCTTTCCCCTCGGATTCAAAACGAGCTTGATTTTTTTCACCCCCATTCACGATGCGGGCCCCATGTAAATGGTGCACGATACGCCAGAGATGAGAGCTGATGCGCGTCAGCCAGCGAAATGCATCCAGTTGCTGCAGCAGGTTATCAAATTGAGAATCTGCTGTGGTAGCTGACTGGGTAAACTCCCGCCGTGTCTCTTTCTGCTGTCCATCCCATTTCTCCCAGAAGTCCTGCAATGCCTGTTCATCATCCTCTGAAAATCCATTATGAAGGGTCTGTTCGAGATGTTGAATTTTCTGATTCAACTCATCCACAAAACTGCTCAGAGTCTGATTCTCTCTGGCAGAGCCCAGCCGTTCCATTTCATCGCACCGTCGCATTAAACGCTGCAGATGATCCAGCGCCAATACCACTTCTTGCGAAGAATGGACCGTTTGGCGATCTGAACTGGTCACGTTGATCTGTTTCAGATACCGGGAGGTGGTTTCCAGCGTATCGTGATACTGAGAAAATTCTTCATCCAGGTCTTCCCGCGCTACTTCCGAGAGGAACAGCTTCTGCATCAGTTGCAAAATACATTGAAATACATCAACCAGGGTCGAGCGCGCTGCTTCAATGGCCACATTGGGATTGGAGAGCAACGATTCATCCAGCCTTTCAGTCTGATCGTTTTCTGCTTCTGGAATAATACGTATGATCAACGCGGAAAATGCTTTCGTAAACGGGACAATGACCAGCAGTCCCAGCAGATTGAACAGAGTATGGAAAGTTACCAGCGTAATATCAGGTGAGATGCCAGTCGCGGGTCCTGCATACTCTTCCCAGAACCAGACATAGACCGGCAGCAGAAAGTAAGCGAGCGTTGCGGTCACCAGGCTGTAAAACACATGCGCCAGCCCGGTTCGTCGGGCAGCCACCGATTTCCCCAGAGATGCCAGCAAAGCAGTGAAGGTCGTGCCGATACCAAACCCGATCACCAGCGCCCCCGCCTGTGCCAGTGAAATCGCCCCCGAATGCAGAGCCGTGAGCGCCATGACGACACCGGCGCTGGAAGACTGTGTGACCAGCACTATGCCGACTCCTATCAAAAGCAACAGCAGCCTGCCCAGCCAGGAGTCCTGCGGAAAAGAGTCCGGACTCACCATTTCCGCCAGACCGGACATCCCTTCCTGAAGAATATCCAGTCCTACAAAAATCAGGCTGAATCCGGCGATGGTGAACCCGATCAGGCCGATTCGTTTCTTACCAAACAAGTTGAGCAGCACCCCTACCAGCACCAGCGGAAACGCAATCTGTCCCAGCTTCAGTTTGAAACCAACCAGAACTACGATCCATCCGGTGACGGTTGTCCCCAGATTCGCACCGAATACAATCCCCAGGGATTCGGTTAATGTCAGCAGCCCAGCCCCGGCAAACCCGACGGCTGTGACAGTCGTGGCACTCGAAGACTGCAGGATAGCGGTTACAATAACACCGGTCGCAATCCCTGTCGGAATGCTTTTGGTAAACCGGGCAATCATCCGCCGAATCGTACCACCGGCCAGATCTTTCAGACCGCTGGTCAGGATTACCATTCCCAACAGGAATAGACCCAGACCACCTATCGAATCGATTATCCCTGCATCCATGTCTATTCCGGCAATATTGTCTCAGTAACAGATGTGTCTCTGCAGCCTTTGCTGCAACCAGCACGCTCTATTCTATCACAACAGCGGGGCATTTCGAGACCGTCATATTGTCCGGAATTTTACCAGGCCGTCCAGCCTCCATCGACCAGCAGATTTTGCCCCGTGATATAACTGCTCGCCTCACTGGCCAGGAACACAATCGCCCCTTTCAATTCAGATGGTTTTCCCATGCGTCCCATCGGGCTATGCTCACTCAGTCGTTCCGCCAGTCCCTCTGGTGCCGCTTCGGAAGGAAATGGCCCGGGACTCAGACAATTCACGCGTACGCCATCTTTGGCCCAGTAGACTGCCAGATGCCGCGTCTGATGAATCACGCCCCCCTTCATCGTGTGATATGCAACGGGACTGGCATTACAAACGCCTTCGTACGCAGCCGGATAAGAGCCGACCACACCATACATTGAACCGATCATAATCACATTGCCCTGCGCCTGCCGCGCCACCACATGATCTCGTAATTTGCGCGCCAGTAGGAAAAATCCAGTCGCATTCTGTAGATGTCGTGTAAATGCTTCGGAAGTGACCGTCCGCCAGTCTTCCCCCACCGGATCATTGCCATTATTTATCAGCACGTCAATCTGACCGGCTGCCTGACAGGCTGTCTCAAAGCCCCGTTCAAGAGATGCCTCGTCCATGTGATCCAGTTCAACTCCCAGATGTCCCACCTGCTGCGGATCAGGCAGTTCACTGGCGGCCTGTTGCGCCCGTTCTGCATTGCGGCTGCTGATAACCAGTCGAGCGCCCGCTTCAGCCAGTCCGCGTGCCATCGCACTTCCCAGATAACCACTGGCGCCGGAGATGAGCACGGTCTTACCTGTCAGATCAAATAACTGCTGGATCGTCGGTTCGGTTGTGGAATTCATAGGTCTCTCAAGTAAATCAGATCAGGTTGATGAAGAAAGAAACTGTGCCGGTTCCATCCAGGTTCGATTTTTCACTGAATCCAGAATCGACAGATTCACAGCCAGCGTCTGCAGCCCCGCAGACAGCGAGCATAAAGGCGGACTTGTGTCATTTAGATAGTCCAGAAATGCACTGGCTTGCTTCTGAAATAACGTGTCGCGTTCCAGCGTTTCCTGAAATCCGACCTGCCATTCTGTATCAGGTTCAGTGATCCAGCGATACCAGCTTTTCTGAAATTCAAACCGCAACATACCCCGTTCACAGATGACTGTAATCATCGATTCGTTCGCAGGCTGATGCTGGTTCAAACTGAAACTGCCCAGCACATTCCCCTGACGGGTGATGACGTGCACGGTGTCTTCGACATCAACGCCTTCCAGTACCTGATGTGAAAAGTCTGCTACCAGAGCATCGACGGGCCCTACCAGATATTCGCCAGCATTCATCGAATGAGTCAATGCATCCTGTACCGCGCCGCCGCCTGTGGCATGCGATTTATAATAGATGTCTCGATACGCTGGGCGATAGGTCGGAAAATTCTGCCCTGAGACGACAACCAGTTGAACCGGCTTACCAAATTTCCCCGAGTCCAGAGCCTCCTTCATCGCTGCCAGAGCCGGATGGGCACGATACACAT
The sequence above is a segment of the Gimesia algae genome. Coding sequences within it:
- a CDS encoding DUF1501 domain-containing protein — encoded protein: MHRLQRRDFLYGMSASLGTVAFNALLQAEEKASPKSANLKREKPLEPRDPHLKPRAKACIFLFMEGGPSHLDTFDPKPALEKLHLKEFIREDKQVSAMASGKRYYIKSPFKHKPAGESGISLCEHFSHLSEVADDLCVYHGLQAESINHPTACYHMNTGNRFGGDPAIGSWMTYGLGTENQNLPAFIVLPEVAYPQGGSANWSNGFLPAYFQGTALRSQGSPILDLNPPAHVTRETQRKNLDLLAQLNQADMQRHPHEEVLAARMESYELAFRMQAQVPDIINLEQETRQTQDMYGLGQPETDSFGRRCLLARKLVEEGVRFVQIYAAGWDSHDFLERSHKARMQAVDKPIAALLKDLKSRGLLDDTLVVWTGEFGRSPDNGIRSGRQAAGRDHNAKGMALWMAGGGVKAGHRIGATDEIGDHAVEVVNPIRNLHVTLEHIMGLDDNQLTYFHEGRFKVLSQTGGAVINELLG
- a CDS encoding GNAT family N-acetyltransferase, with protein sequence MLRFIEITFLSENYEQACRLRNEILRQPLDLDLLEEDLSAEVDYLHFGIVEGSRVIACVLAVPVSDVKVKIRQMAVSADFQNRGVGKTLLSNSETSLKQRGFQFLELDARTSAVGFYQKLGYQKVGEEFLSVSIPHQKMRKSLTE
- a CDS encoding sigma-70 family RNA polymerase sigma factor encodes the protein MLFSRHSQRIYRFIRSLVDNRTDAEEIYQNTCTVLWSKFDAFEPGSNFWAWSCQIVRYEVLNYRRRQNLERNIFSNEFYNRVAESAMVTVDELDQQQAALSVCFELLSQRQKEVLERIYEPDASPSSVAQDLKRTPNAIYKTLKRAHDLLFSCIQRRLHSGDLF
- a CDS encoding LamG-like jellyroll fold domain-containing protein, with product MLTPEEREELMQLCWEYQYGNLSSRQAGRLEKLVLQSDSARDFFIQYSGMCANLEWEGIVDPGPLGRSSDYEPLPSGELKTIPDHLLTETVPPDRRIILSTILACTICVLAAAYLLTSAFLQNKDPRFLARIINIKNAVWSEGKNNWQPDDVLHAGDQIHLRSGIIELETVTGAKVILKGVSQLTLIQPDQFMLNQGNLFAHVPLQSQGLTVATPSSRVVDLGTSFGLIVTPGRETEVHVLQGLVRFDLLDENRQTTITQDLTENTAVRVQADSRKITRFKSTPELFVQNLVPDQPQLVAHWKLSDRETSQIAHDSGEHLLHLNILEVHGQSPFTGRPAPQNIKSSAGPFETQYHKLFRTLSEQEASLFDMQRFTIELWARNPNIKQQGDSDTLFHYRNTNLHSTSQFNLFTDDHSGRMGFGFLNSDNQYVSFHTKKNIPWEQDRWYHIVFTYDSNSSAAHDSIVTFTRTPEFSSRPDLQQTFNNIADITPLTPGGILAIGGSTLTDISRHWGGDIADVRFINGIPARYLKQQIFNKK
- a CDS encoding DUF1559 domain-containing protein, encoding MKTSKSRRGFTLIELLVVIAIIAILIALLLPAVQQAREAARRSTCKNNLKQIGLALHNYHSTFGTFPASRIGPYESTCTTCGLDSRFSAYIPLLPYIDQAPLFAQITSNLGSTSYVWNTGFPAYKTKLPIINCPSDINTNDITDLGQHNYLFCIGDQYSNFQSISPGNLRGVFGFQSSVRMRDIIDGTSNTAMVSECIRPPGSGALTPANGAGTNSTSNSTNPSACLASFVNGAFTTGLLDRNRSLGTRWTDGRSGYINFNTILPPNAPVCNGQTTQGIQPPSSRHEGGVHLLMGDGAVRFISENIDTGNISASQVSSGKSPYGIWGALGSKNGGETLGEF
- a CDS encoding peptidase associated/transthyretin-like domain-containing protein is translated as MRRSLTLLIITLICTACSGASEDKWTKQRPPTYPVTGTVKLNGTPLEGATVVFQSNGAQTQAAVGRTDKDGNFQMRTFKEGDGAIAGEHRVTITCVKTEGPADGTNLDEADVVIKETSLIPERYADAQKSGLTATVRPDQENAVTFELEKKN
- a CDS encoding Na/Pi cotransporter family protein, which codes for MDAGIIDSIGGLGLFLLGMVILTSGLKDLAGGTIRRMIARFTKSIPTGIATGVIVTAILQSSSATTVTAVGFAGAGLLTLTESLGIVFGANLGTTVTGWIVVLVGFKLKLGQIAFPLVLVGVLLNLFGKKRIGLIGFTIAGFSLIFVGLDILQEGMSGLAEMVSPDSFPQDSWLGRLLLLLIGVGIVLVTQSSSAGVVMALTALHSGAISLAQAGALVIGFGIGTTFTALLASLGKSVAARRTGLAHVFYSLVTATLAYFLLPVYVWFWEEYAGPATGISPDITLVTFHTLFNLLGLLVIVPFTKAFSALIIRIIPEAENDQTERLDESLLSNPNVAIEAARSTLVDVFQCILQLMQKLFLSEVAREDLDEEFSQYHDTLETTSRYLKQINVTSSDRQTVHSSQEVVLALDHLQRLMRRCDEMERLGSARENQTLSSFVDELNQKIQHLEQTLHNGFSEDDEQALQDFWEKWDGQQKETRREFTQSATTADSQFDNLLQQLDAFRWLTRISSHLWRIVHHLHGARIVNGGEKNQARFESEGKE
- a CDS encoding SDR family NAD(P)-dependent oxidoreductase; amino-acid sequence: MNSTTEPTIQQLFDLTGKTVLISGASGYLGSAMARGLAEAGARLVISSRNAERAQQAASELPDPQQVGHLGVELDHMDEASLERGFETACQAAGQIDVLINNGNDPVGEDWRTVTSEAFTRHLQNATGFFLLARKLRDHVVARQAQGNVIMIGSMYGVVGSYPAAYEGVCNASPVAYHTMKGGVIHQTRHLAVYWAKDGVRVNCLSPGPFPSEAAPEGLAERLSEHSPMGRMGKPSELKGAIVFLASEASSYITGQNLLVDGGWTAW
- a CDS encoding Gfo/Idh/MocA family protein — encoded protein: MTERKRLLVVGVGSIGERHLRCFQSTGRVDVSICELNDDLRSKIADQYGVERQFADLESALAEPHDCAVIATPAHVHIANSIQAVQAGLDLFIEKPLSTGVEGIGELQNLLEKTGRKAAVAYVYRAHPALAAMKEALDSGKFGKPVQLVVVSGQNFPTYRPAYRDIYYKSHATGGGAVQDALTHSMNAGEYLVGPVDALVADFSHQVLEGVDVEDTVHVITRQGNVLGSFSLNQHQPANESMITVICERGMLRFEFQKSWYRWITEPDTEWQVGFQETLERDTLFQKQASAFLDYLNDTSPPLCSLSAGLQTLAVNLSILDSVKNRTWMEPAQFLSSST